In Flavobacterium sp. CS20, a single window of DNA contains:
- a CDS encoding UPF0175 family protein has translation MIKIEYPKSLAHSLKLSDKDFENEIKISSLVKLFGLGKISSGTATNVLGISRIDFIELLSKYKVSLFSQYDYDNLRDDISNA, from the coding sequence ATGATAAAAATAGAATATCCTAAATCTTTAGCCCATTCTTTAAAATTGAGTGATAAAGATTTTGAGAATGAAATAAAAATCAGTTCTTTGGTAAAACTATTTGGGTTGGGGAAAATATCGTCTGGTACAGCCACCAATGTATTAGGAATAAGCAGAATAGATTTTATTGAATTATTATCAAAATATAAAGTTTCTCTTTTTAGTCAATATGACTATGACAATTTAAGAGATGATATTTCAAATGCATAA
- a CDS encoding IS630 family transposase codes for MEKTDFRKLTSSERYQFRKRAVTLVKSGKKQKEIASLFGVRPATVSSWMKSYKLDGNKALKENTRGVKSEDKKLLSTAQEKEIQKMIIDVMPDQLKLDYALWTRKAVKELVEREFGVVLAVNTMGDYLRSWGFTPQKPKKRAYEQCHKKVQKWLDEEYPAIKERAKKESAEIQWGDETGVRNSNQHGRSYAPKGKTPVKKHKAQRFSVNMFSTVTNQGQVRFMLYTGSMNADRCIEFMSKLIENKEQKVYLILDNLRVYHSKIVKQWAEENKEKIELFYLPSYSPEKNPDEYLNCDLKYGLSEKPAPKNQKQLQDNIENHMNMLSQNSERVKKYFHHHDIKYLA; via the coding sequence ATGGAAAAAACAGACTTTAGAAAACTTACAAGTTCAGAACGTTACCAGTTTAGAAAACGTGCAGTAACTTTAGTAAAATCAGGAAAAAAACAAAAAGAGATCGCTTCATTATTTGGAGTCAGACCAGCAACAGTTAGCAGTTGGATGAAATCTTATAAGCTTGACGGCAATAAAGCTTTAAAGGAAAATACCAGAGGTGTTAAATCCGAAGACAAAAAATTGCTTTCTACGGCTCAAGAAAAAGAGATACAAAAGATGATAATAGATGTTATGCCAGATCAATTGAAATTAGACTATGCTTTATGGACAAGAAAAGCCGTTAAAGAACTTGTTGAAAGAGAATTTGGGGTTGTTTTAGCTGTCAATACAATGGGAGATTACTTGAGGTCATGGGGATTCACGCCCCAAAAACCAAAGAAACGAGCCTATGAACAATGTCATAAGAAAGTTCAAAAGTGGCTAGATGAGGAATATCCTGCAATTAAAGAACGAGCAAAGAAAGAATCTGCTGAAATTCAATGGGGAGACGAAACTGGTGTAAGGAACTCAAATCAGCACGGTCGTTCTTACGCACCTAAAGGTAAAACCCCTGTTAAAAAACACAAAGCTCAGCGCTTTTCAGTCAATATGTTTTCAACTGTAACAAATCAAGGTCAAGTCAGGTTTATGCTATATACAGGAAGTATGAACGCTGATAGGTGCATTGAATTCATGTCAAAACTCATTGAAAATAAAGAACAAAAGGTGTATTTGATTTTAGATAATCTAAGGGTGTATCATAGTAAAATTGTAAAACAATGGGCGGAGGAGAATAAAGAAAAGATAGAACTCTTTTACTTACCTTCTTATTCTCCAGAGAAAAATCCTGATGAATATTTAAACTGTGATTTAAAATATGGCTTGTCTGAAAAACCTGCTCCTAAAAATCAGAAACAACTACAAGATAATATAGAAAACCATATGAATATGCTATCTCAAAATAGTGAAAGAGTAAAGAAGTATTTTCATCATCATGACATCAAATATCTTGCATAA
- a CDS encoding SDR family oxidoreductase: MKGKVAFITGGSKGIGYGIAESLAQEGVHSVLTSRSQANADQVAKEISSKYNVKCLGIEADVRDYKAVKSAVDQAENDFGQIDYVIANAGLGRFGSIEELTVEQWQEVIDTNLSGVFYTIKSSVEALKKTKGYFISISSLAGENFFAGGATYNASKFGVTGFTQAVMLDLRQEGIKVTTILPGSVSTHFNGNQPDDSDAWKIQTEDLGEIVVDLFKLNPRTLPSKIEVRPTQPPKK, translated from the coding sequence ATGAAAGGAAAAGTAGCATTTATAACAGGTGGTTCAAAAGGAATTGGTTACGGCATAGCCGAAAGTCTTGCACAAGAAGGCGTTCACAGTGTGTTAACCAGTAGAAGCCAGGCCAATGCAGACCAAGTCGCCAAAGAAATTTCTTCAAAATACAACGTCAAATGTCTTGGCATAGAAGCCGATGTTCGCGATTACAAAGCCGTAAAATCTGCAGTTGACCAAGCTGAAAACGACTTTGGGCAAATTGATTACGTCATCGCCAACGCTGGCTTGGGTCGTTTTGGAAGCATTGAAGAACTCACAGTAGAGCAGTGGCAAGAGGTGATTGATACCAACCTAAGTGGCGTGTTTTACACCATAAAATCTTCCGTCGAAGCCCTCAAAAAGACCAAAGGCTATTTTATCAGCATTTCCAGTTTAGCAGGCGAAAACTTTTTTGCAGGCGGTGCGACTTACAACGCTAGCAAATTTGGTGTTACTGGATTTACACAAGCCGTAATGCTCGATTTAAGACAAGAAGGTATCAAGGTCACAACCATATTGCCAGGTTCGGTTTCAACCCATTTCAATGGCAATCAACCAGACGACAGCGACGCCTGGAAAATACAAACCGAAGATTTGGGCGAAATTGTTGTTGACCTTTTCAAGCTCAATCCCAGAACTTTACCCAGCAAAATTGAAGTCAGACCTACACAACCGCCAAAAAAATAA
- a CDS encoding type II toxin-antitoxin system PemK/MazF family toxin: MIAIDQIRTIDKTRILRKFDRLTKAEIANCKSVIKETLVN; the protein is encoded by the coding sequence ATGATTGCGATTGACCAAATTCGAACAATTGACAAAACTCGTATTCTAAGAAAATTTGACCGATTAACGAAAGCTGAAATAGCGAATTGCAAGAGTGTTATAAAAGAAACATTGGTTAACTAA
- a CDS encoding DUF1648 domain-containing protein, with product MVTKIIKILFLISISVFITYSLILFLNYSEVPETVVSHINIKGEADAYSNKNSLLIATGVNLIILIVIGLLIKNPQSANYPFEITDENRERSYYKMQLLLSIVAIITTTVFSYMIFKATDFLDSFMYLIVYIIAMPILTLLFFKNN from the coding sequence ATGGTTACAAAAATAATTAAAATATTATTTTTAATAAGTATTTCAGTATTCATTACTTATTCACTAATTCTTTTTCTAAATTATTCTGAAGTACCAGAAACAGTAGTCTCTCATATAAACATTAAGGGAGAGGCTGATGCATATAGTAATAAAAATTCTTTATTGATTGCTACTGGTGTTAATCTCATCATTTTAATAGTGATTGGGTTATTAATAAAGAATCCCCAATCTGCAAACTATCCTTTTGAAATAACTGATGAAAATAGGGAACGCTCTTACTATAAAATGCAATTATTATTATCAATAGTTGCTATTATAACTACAACTGTTTTTTCTTATATGATATTTAAGGCAACTGATTTTTTGGATAGTTTTATGTATTTAATAGTTTATATAATAGCTATGCCAATATTAACTTTATTATTCTTCAAAAACAATTAA